One part of the Triplophysa dalaica isolate WHDGS20190420 chromosome 25, ASM1584641v1, whole genome shotgun sequence genome encodes these proteins:
- the tuft1b gene encoding tuftelin 1b: MSSTDEEPQVQEVRYSLKTLREQMAARQNNTNNNTFPSSVHKVNTVISKPHGTNGFSKFQVKEEERLCVSLRELIKHLYTRLQEMEDRHQEEKERLQKENREIQQRCLEEHNNRVKWAETKAEEQSGNMEEMQKRMSSLELENVKLQEKLAACELEKQQGIKKADFKDRCLQLEEELASVKNTNHILNDMIKSIQKKIKINIEQVQNSRTIIEQRNRNINDLKERVSFLEAENKEMHDRVEFYSGNLVPKPYIPDTGSKVVYSKPLTPTSPGNKSLPFIKVIETKS, translated from the exons ATGTCGTCGACAGATGAAGAGCCGCAGGTGCAGGAG GTGAGGTACAGCCTTAAGACGCTGAGAGAGCAAATGGCAGCCAGACAGAACAATACTAACAACAATACG TTCCCATCCAGCGTGCACAAGGTCAATACTGTCATCAGTAAACCTCACGGCACCAATGGCTTCTCCAAATTTCAG GTTAAAGAAGAGGAACGCCTCTGCGTGAGCCTAAGAGAGCTCATCAAACATCTGTACACTCGTCTTCAAGAAATGGAAGATAGACAtcaggaagagaaagagagactgcAG AAAGAGAACCGTGAAATTCAACAACGCTGTTTGGAAGAGCACAACAATCGTGTGAAGTGGGCTGAAACGAAAGCAGAAGAACAGAGTGGAAACATGGAAGAGATGCAGAAGCGTATGAGTTCTTTGGAGCTGGAAAATGTCAAGCTACAGGAAAAATTGGCCGCTTGTGAACTTGAGAAACAGCAGGGAATAAAAAAAGCAGATTTTAAGGACAG GTGTTTGCAGCTGGAGGAGGAGCTGGCGTCTGTTAAGAATACAAAccacattttaaatgacatgatcAAAAGTATACAGAAGAAAATCAAAATCAATATTGAACAG GTGCAAAACTCTCGAACCATCATCgaacaaagaaacagaaatatcAATGACCTTAAAGAAAGAGTTTCATTTCTTGAAGCTGAG aacaaagagatgCATGATCGAGTGGAGTTTTATAGTGGAAATCTAGTGCCCAAACCTTATATCCCAGACACAGGATCCAAAGTTGTCTACAG CAAACCTCTGACACCTACAAGCCCAGGAAACAAGTCTTTGCCATTCATAAAAGTGATCGAGACAAAGTCTTGA